A single window of Inmirania thermothiophila DNA harbors:
- the murC gene encoding UDP-N-acetylmuramate--L-alanine ligase, with protein MVGVLPGTEWARRVRRIHMVGIGGAGMSGIAEVLLNLGYEVSGSDLHEGAATRRLAGLGATIRYGHDAAHVGEADVVVVSSAVGEDNPEVAAARAARIPVVPRAEMLAELMRFRYGVAVAGTHGKTTTTSLVASLLAEGGLDPTFVIGGRLNSAGTHARLGTGRYLVAEADESDASFLYLNPVVAVVTNIDADHMGTYGGDFAALQRTFVQFLHRLPFYGLAVLCADDPGVRGILAEVSKPVLTYGIEAAADLRAEAVRQEGLRSRFRVRLPGDGAVLDVELALPGRHNVLNALAAIAVAHELGVAPEAMRRALAGFQGIGRRFQVTEARGGAVILVDDYGHHPREIRATLAAARAAWPGRRIVLAFQPHRYSRTRDLFEDFAEVLGEADVLVLGEVYAAGEAPIPGVDGRSLARAVRARGRVEPVFVAEVEALPEVLAGLVREGDVVLTMGAGSIGRIAEGLAAALEGGR; from the coding sequence ATGGTGGGGGTGCTGCCCGGGACCGAGTGGGCGCGGCGGGTGCGCCGCATCCACATGGTGGGGATCGGCGGCGCCGGCATGAGCGGCATCGCCGAGGTGCTGCTCAACCTGGGCTACGAGGTGAGCGGGTCGGACCTCCACGAGGGGGCGGCCACGCGCCGCCTCGCCGGGCTCGGCGCCACCATCCGCTACGGCCACGACGCCGCCCACGTGGGCGAGGCCGACGTGGTGGTGGTCTCCAGCGCGGTGGGCGAGGACAACCCCGAGGTGGCGGCGGCGCGGGCGGCGCGCATCCCGGTGGTGCCGCGCGCGGAGATGCTGGCCGAGCTCATGCGCTTCCGCTACGGGGTGGCGGTGGCCGGCACCCACGGCAAGACCACCACCACGAGCCTGGTGGCGAGCCTGCTCGCCGAGGGCGGGCTCGATCCCACCTTCGTCATCGGCGGCCGCCTCAACAGCGCCGGCACCCACGCCCGCCTCGGCACCGGCCGCTACCTGGTGGCGGAGGCGGACGAGAGCGACGCCTCGTTCCTCTATCTCAACCCGGTGGTGGCGGTGGTGACCAACATCGACGCCGACCACATGGGGACCTACGGCGGCGACTTCGCGGCGCTGCAGCGCACCTTCGTGCAGTTCCTGCACCGGCTTCCCTTCTACGGGCTGGCGGTGCTGTGCGCGGACGATCCGGGCGTGCGCGGGATCCTCGCCGAGGTGAGCAAGCCGGTGCTCACCTACGGCATCGAGGCCGCGGCCGACCTGCGCGCCGAGGCGGTGCGCCAGGAGGGGCTGCGCAGCCGCTTCCGCGTGCGCCTGCCCGGCGACGGTGCCGTGCTCGACGTGGAGCTCGCCCTGCCGGGCCGGCACAACGTGCTCAACGCCCTCGCCGCGATCGCCGTCGCCCACGAGCTGGGGGTGGCCCCGGAGGCGATGCGGCGTGCGCTGGCGGGCTTCCAGGGCATCGGCCGGCGCTTCCAGGTGACCGAGGCGCGGGGCGGCGCCGTGATCCTGGTGGACGACTACGGGCATCACCCGCGCGAGATCCGCGCCACCCTCGCCGCGGCGCGGGCGGCCTGGCCGGGCAGGCGCATCGTGCTCGCCTTCCAACCCCACCGCTACAGCCGCACCCGCGACCTCTTCGAGGACTTCGCCGAGGTCCTGGGGGAGGCCGACGTGCTCGTCCTCGGCGAGGTCTACGCCGCCGGCGAAGCGCCCATCCCCGGGGTGGACGGGCGCAGCCTCGCCCGCGCCGTGCGCGCCCGCGGGCGCGTCGAGCCGGTGTTCGTGGCCGAGGTGGAGGCCCTGCCCGAGGTGCTGGCGGGGCTGGTGCGCGAGGGCGACGTGGTCCTGACCATGGGCGCGGGCAGCATCGGCCGCATCGCCGAGGGCCTCGCCGCGGCGCTGGAGGGCGGGCGATGA
- the murB gene encoding UDP-N-acetylmuramate dehydrogenase → MSGLRGELRHDEPMARHTTWRVGGPARRFYRPADLADLAAFLAALPEDEPVLWVGLGSNLLVRDGGIDGTVVCLQGVLEAVTRTDEGLRAEAGAPCARVARRAAREGLVGAEFLAGIPGTLGGALAMNAGAFGGETWALVRSVETIDRRGRIRRRGPDAFRVGYRSVEGPPGEWFVAATLALGRGDAAAAQARIRELLARRQATQPTNQPSCGSVFRNPPGDHAARLIEAAGLKGRRRGGACVSERHANFIVNLGGATAADIEGLITEVAETVWRVHGVRLEPEVRIVGRAA, encoded by the coding sequence ATGAGCGGGCTTCGCGGCGAGCTGCGCCACGACGAGCCCATGGCCCGGCACACCACCTGGCGCGTGGGCGGTCCGGCACGCCGCTTCTATCGCCCCGCGGACCTCGCGGACCTCGCCGCTTTCCTCGCCGCCCTGCCCGAGGACGAGCCGGTGCTCTGGGTCGGCCTCGGCAGCAACCTGCTGGTGCGCGACGGCGGCATCGACGGCACCGTGGTCTGCCTCCAGGGGGTGCTCGAGGCCGTCACCCGCACCGACGAGGGGCTTCGCGCCGAGGCCGGCGCCCCCTGCGCGCGGGTGGCGCGCCGCGCCGCCCGCGAGGGGCTGGTGGGGGCGGAGTTCCTCGCCGGGATCCCGGGCACCCTGGGCGGGGCCCTGGCCATGAACGCCGGCGCCTTCGGCGGCGAGACCTGGGCCCTGGTGCGCTCGGTGGAGACCATCGACCGGCGCGGGCGCATCCGCCGCCGGGGCCCGGACGCCTTCCGCGTCGGCTACCGCAGCGTCGAGGGGCCGCCGGGGGAGTGGTTCGTGGCCGCCACCCTGGCCCTCGGCCGCGGCGATGCGGCGGCGGCGCAGGCGCGCATCCGCGAGCTCCTCGCCCGGCGCCAGGCCACCCAGCCCACGAACCAGCCGAGCTGCGGCTCGGTCTTCCGCAATCCGCCCGGCGACCACGCGGCGCGGCTGATCGAGGCCGCCGGCCTCAAGGGCCGGCGCCGGGGCGGGGCCTGCGTCTCGGAGCGGCACGCCAACTTCATCGTCAACCTCGGCGGGGCCACGGCGGCCGACATCGAGGGGCTCATCACGGAGGTGGCCGAGACCGTGTGGCGGGTGCACGGGGTGCGGCTCGAGCCCGAGGTGCGCATCGTGGGGAGGGCGGCGTGA
- the murG gene encoding undecaprenyldiphospho-muramoylpentapeptide beta-N-acetylglucosaminyltransferase, protein MAGGTGGHVFPGLAVAAALGRRGAEVRWLGGARGLEGRLVPAAGIPLRRLPVEGLRGRGPAGWLAAPWRVGRALAAALAALRRDRPAVVLGMGGYAAGPGGVAAWLLGIPLVIHEQNAVAGLTNRLLARLARRRLEAFPGTLPGGEHVGNPVREAIAALPPPRARLAGRGGPLRVLVLGGSQGAAALNRVVPEAAAQAGVALAIRHQAGAGKEAAARAAYAAAGVEAEVVPFLDDMAAAYGWADLVVARAGALTVAELAAAGVPSILVPYPHAVDDHQAANAAWLAAAGAAWVVREAELDAPRLAGLLAQAAGDREGLVRMAEAARGRAVTDAAARVAEACLAAAGGR, encoded by the coding sequence ATGGCGGGAGGGACCGGCGGTCACGTCTTCCCGGGCCTGGCGGTGGCTGCGGCGCTCGGCAGGCGCGGCGCCGAGGTGCGCTGGCTCGGCGGCGCGCGGGGGCTCGAGGGGCGCCTCGTCCCGGCCGCGGGGATCCCGCTGCGGCGGCTGCCGGTGGAGGGGCTGCGCGGGCGCGGGCCGGCGGGGTGGCTGGCCGCACCCTGGCGGGTGGGGCGGGCGCTGGCGGCGGCGCTCGCCGCCCTGCGCCGCGACCGCCCCGCGGTGGTCCTCGGCATGGGGGGCTATGCGGCGGGGCCCGGCGGCGTGGCGGCCTGGCTGCTGGGCATCCCGCTGGTGATCCACGAGCAGAACGCGGTGGCAGGCCTCACCAACCGGCTGCTCGCGCGGCTCGCCCGCCGCCGGCTGGAGGCCTTCCCGGGGACGCTGCCGGGGGGCGAGCACGTGGGCAACCCCGTGCGCGAGGCCATCGCGGCGCTGCCCCCGCCTCGCGCGCGCCTCGCCGGGCGCGGCGGGCCGCTGCGGGTGCTGGTCCTCGGCGGCAGCCAGGGGGCGGCGGCGCTCAACCGCGTGGTCCCGGAGGCGGCGGCGCAGGCGGGGGTGGCGCTGGCGATCCGCCACCAGGCCGGCGCGGGCAAGGAGGCGGCGGCGCGGGCGGCCTATGCCGCGGCCGGGGTGGAGGCCGAGGTGGTCCCGTTTCTCGACGACATGGCCGCGGCCTACGGCTGGGCGGATCTCGTGGTGGCGCGCGCCGGGGCGCTCACCGTGGCCGAGCTCGCCGCCGCCGGCGTGCCCTCGATCCTCGTCCCCTATCCGCACGCGGTGGACGACCATCAGGCCGCCAACGCGGCCTGGCTGGCCGCGGCGGGCGCGGCCTGGGTGGTGCGCGAGGCCGAGCTGGACGCGCCGCGGCTGGCGGGGCTGCTGGCGCAGGCGGCCGGCGATCGCGAGGGGCTCGTGCGGATGGCCGAGGCGGCGCGCGGGCGGGCGGTCACCGACGCCGCGGCGCGGGTGGCCGAGGCCTGCCTGGCGGCGGCGGGGGGGCGCTGA